A part of Saccharomonospora amisosensis genomic DNA contains:
- a CDS encoding D-sedoheptulose-7-phosphate isomerase, with product MTDMMRSLYPFLYSGDEAGGDVDAVLAEVRQSTVDKVREIMRLRAEVRRTQGALLAECGAAMADRFAGGGRLFSFGNGGSSTDAQDIATQFMNPPDGTAALPAFALTTDIAVVTALSNDVGFDVVFSRQLAAFGRETDIAVGLSTSGNSSNLLAAFDEARRVGMLTIGISGNTGGRMAQLHSIDYLFTVPSSSVHRVQEAQTTIYHVLAELAAEGN from the coding sequence ATGACCGACATGATGCGATCCCTCTACCCGTTCCTCTACTCCGGCGACGAAGCCGGCGGGGATGTCGACGCGGTACTCGCCGAGGTGAGGCAATCCACAGTAGACAAGGTCCGCGAGATCATGCGGCTGCGCGCCGAAGTGCGCCGCACGCAGGGCGCGCTGCTGGCCGAGTGCGGCGCGGCGATGGCCGACAGGTTCGCGGGCGGCGGGAGGCTGTTCTCCTTCGGCAACGGCGGGAGTTCCACCGACGCCCAGGACATCGCCACCCAGTTCATGAATCCGCCAGACGGCACCGCCGCACTGCCCGCGTTCGCGCTGACCACCGACATCGCCGTGGTGACCGCGCTGAGCAACGACGTGGGCTTCGACGTGGTGTTCTCCCGCCAGCTCGCCGCGTTCGGCAGGGAAACCGACATCGCGGTCGGGCTTTCCACAAGCGGCAACTCCAGCAACCTGCTCGCCGCCTTCGACGAGGCTCGCCGGGTGGGCATGCTGACCATCGGGATCAGCGGCAACACTGGCGGCAGGATGGCCCAACTCCACTCCATCGACTACCTGTTCACCGTGCCGTCCTCCTCCGTGCACCGCGTCCAGGAGGCGCAGACCACCATCTACCACGTACTCGCCGAGCTGGCGGCCGAGGGAAACTGA
- a CDS encoding hydrogenase maturation protease, with product MSERVLIAGIGNVFFGDDGFGVEVATRLAEQRLPPGVVAADFGISGLHLAYEMLGGEHELTILVDAAPRGGTPGTLYLIEPDPNECADAAPGGVDAHGMAPATVLGLLRRLGGTPGRVLVLGCEPASVTEGIGLSEPVSAAVDEAVIRVLELATAGRSESDVPRHSR from the coding sequence ATGAGCGAGCGAGTGCTCATCGCGGGCATCGGCAACGTGTTCTTCGGTGACGACGGTTTCGGCGTGGAAGTGGCTACCCGGCTGGCCGAACAGCGGCTGCCACCCGGTGTGGTCGCCGCCGACTTCGGTATCAGCGGGCTGCACCTGGCCTACGAGATGCTCGGCGGCGAGCACGAACTGACCATCCTGGTCGACGCGGCACCGCGGGGTGGTACGCCGGGAACGCTGTACCTGATCGAGCCGGACCCGAACGAGTGCGCCGATGCGGCACCTGGTGGGGTCGATGCCCACGGCATGGCTCCGGCGACGGTGCTGGGGCTGCTGCGCAGGCTCGGCGGCACTCCCGGCCGCGTGCTCGTGCTCGGTTGCGAACCCGCGAGCGTCACCGAGGGCATCGGGCTGAGCGAACCCGTCTCCGCGGCGGTGGACGAAGCGGTGATCCGCGTGCTCGAACTCGCCACCGCAGGAAGGAGTGAAAGCGATGTGCCTCGGCATTCCCGGTGA
- the hypE gene encoding hydrogenase expression/formation protein HypE: MRTERDVLERIERARRRGPKLRENRITAAHGAGGKATQTLIEAVFLDAFRNESLEPLGDAALLPLGTERLAMTTDSFVVSPLFFPGGDIGDLAVNGTVNDLAVAGASPAYLSCGFILEEGFEVSDLRRIVESMTRAAKRAGVTLVTGDTKVVGKGSGDGCYLNTTGIGTLPDGPELGVHKARPGDAVLVSGPIGEHGVTIMLARGELDIEAELESDTAALNGLCARLRAVPGLRAMRDATRGGVATVLNEVARAADVSVVVEENQVPVRDEVRGACELLGIDPLYVACEGRFVAIVDGAHAEQAVETLRADPLGEQAAVIGTVGEDPPGTVLLNTTFGGTRIADLLVGDPLPRIC; encoded by the coding sequence ATGAGGACCGAACGCGACGTTCTCGAGCGGATCGAGCGGGCGCGCCGTCGCGGCCCCAAACTGCGGGAGAACCGGATCACCGCCGCGCACGGCGCGGGAGGCAAGGCCACCCAGACGCTGATCGAGGCCGTGTTCCTCGACGCGTTCCGCAACGAGTCGCTCGAGCCGCTCGGCGACGCCGCACTGCTGCCGCTTGGCACTGAACGCCTCGCGATGACCACGGACTCGTTCGTGGTGTCCCCGCTGTTCTTCCCCGGGGGCGACATCGGTGACCTCGCCGTGAACGGCACCGTCAACGACCTCGCGGTCGCGGGCGCGTCACCCGCCTACCTGTCCTGTGGCTTCATCCTCGAAGAAGGGTTCGAGGTGAGCGATTTGCGCCGCATCGTGGAGTCGATGACGCGGGCAGCGAAGCGGGCCGGCGTGACGCTGGTGACCGGTGACACCAAAGTGGTCGGCAAGGGCAGCGGCGACGGCTGCTACCTCAACACCACCGGTATCGGCACACTGCCCGACGGACCGGAACTGGGGGTGCACAAGGCCCGTCCTGGCGACGCCGTGCTGGTCTCCGGCCCGATCGGCGAGCATGGTGTGACGATCATGCTCGCTCGCGGCGAGTTGGACATCGAGGCGGAACTGGAGTCCGACACCGCCGCGCTGAACGGCCTGTGCGCCCGGCTGCGTGCGGTGCCAGGGCTGCGGGCGATGCGAGACGCCACCAGGGGCGGCGTGGCGACCGTGCTGAACGAGGTGGCCAGGGCGGCGGACGTCTCGGTGGTCGTCGAGGAGAACCAGGTCCCGGTGCGCGACGAGGTACGGGGCGCGTGCGAACTGCTCGGTATCGATCCGCTCTATGTGGCGTGCGAGGGCCGGTTCGTCGCGATCGTGGACGGCGCTCACGCCGAGCAGGCCGTGGAAACACTGCGCGCGGACCCGCTCGGCGAGCAGGCCGCCGTGATCGGCACGGTCGGCGAGGACCCGCCCGGCACCGTGCTACTGAACACGACATTCGGCGGGACGCGTATCGCTGACCTGCTCGTGGGTGATCCCCTGCCTCGGATCTGCTGA
- the hypF gene encoding carbamoyltransferase HypF, whose protein sequence is MKPLVRVAVRVEGVVQGVGFRPFVHTLASRFGLAGRVGNDTGGVFIDAEGAESAVAGFLAALRRDAPRLADIQRVTVTEERPRGGEDFTIVASDSTGPRNALVSSDSATCGACLAELRDPTDRRYRYPFLNCTDCGPRFTIVRDVPYDRPNTTMAGFSMCDECAEEYHDPGDRRFHAQPVCCPRCGPSVRLVDPGRAELTGDPIRRAAQLLRDGQVLAVKGIGGYHLAAAADSDAATAALRQRKHREDKPFAVMVPTLLAAQRLCEVDAEARRLLTSRRRPIVLLDRRDDTEGVAAAVAPDNRQLGLMLPYTPLHHLLTELTGSIVLTSGNVSDEPIAFDDETAFDRLGDIADAFLTHNRAIHVRTDDSVVRPWRGRQLLLRRSRGYAPEPLSLPWAFPRPVLACGAELKNTFCLARDSYVFCSQHIGDLENYETLKSFTEGIEHFRRLFDIEPAAVAHDLHPDYLSTKYASQLPDVQLVGVQHHHAHIAACLADNSFAGPAIGVAFDGTGYGTDSTIWGGEFLLATLAGFERAGHLEPVPLPGGQAAIRQPWRMAASYLDSYRDLPLELLPVVRRNQRQWRQVVSMARAGVNAPLTSSVGRLFDAVAAILDVRDTVNYEGQAAIELEQHADPNERGSYPLLISDGEPLRVSGARLVRAVVDDLLSGTGTELVAARFHNTLAHAITSVCRTLGDRTGVRTVALSGGVFCNTLLLDRTVDELVTEGMTVLTHSRVPCNDGGISFGQAAVLGALEREWDCQPWQ, encoded by the coding sequence GTGAAGCCGCTGGTTCGGGTCGCCGTCCGCGTGGAGGGAGTCGTGCAGGGCGTCGGCTTCCGGCCGTTCGTGCACACGCTGGCCTCCCGGTTCGGCCTGGCAGGCCGGGTGGGAAATGACACAGGCGGCGTCTTCATCGACGCAGAGGGCGCCGAGAGCGCGGTCGCGGGCTTCCTGGCCGCGTTACGGCGCGACGCGCCCCGGCTGGCCGACATCCAGCGGGTGACCGTGACCGAGGAGCGGCCGCGAGGCGGCGAGGACTTCACCATCGTCGCCAGCGACAGCACCGGACCACGCAACGCATTGGTGTCGTCCGACTCGGCGACCTGCGGCGCCTGCCTCGCGGAACTGCGCGACCCCACCGACCGGCGTTACCGCTACCCGTTCCTGAACTGCACCGACTGCGGCCCGCGCTTCACGATCGTGCGAGACGTGCCCTACGACAGGCCCAACACCACGATGGCGGGCTTCTCGATGTGCGACGAATGCGCAGAGGAGTACCACGACCCGGGGGACCGGCGTTTCCACGCCCAGCCGGTGTGCTGCCCCCGATGCGGGCCTTCGGTCCGGCTTGTGGACCCCGGACGCGCCGAACTCACAGGAGATCCCATCCGGCGCGCCGCCCAACTGCTACGCGACGGCCAGGTGCTCGCCGTGAAGGGAATCGGTGGCTACCACCTGGCCGCCGCCGCGGACAGCGACGCCGCCACGGCCGCGCTGCGGCAGCGCAAGCACAGAGAGGACAAGCCGTTCGCGGTCATGGTGCCGACGTTGCTGGCGGCACAGCGGCTGTGCGAGGTCGATGCCGAGGCGCGGCGACTGCTCACCAGCCGCCGCAGGCCGATCGTGTTGCTGGACCGGCGTGACGACACCGAGGGTGTCGCGGCCGCCGTCGCGCCGGACAACCGGCAACTCGGCCTCATGCTGCCCTACACGCCGCTACACCACCTGCTCACCGAGCTCACCGGCTCGATAGTGCTGACCAGCGGAAACGTCTCCGACGAGCCGATCGCGTTCGACGATGAAACCGCGTTCGACCGCCTGGGCGACATCGCCGACGCGTTCCTCACCCACAACCGGGCGATCCACGTCCGCACCGACGATTCCGTGGTCAGGCCGTGGCGAGGCAGGCAACTGCTGTTGCGGCGCTCGCGCGGCTACGCGCCGGAGCCGCTCTCGCTGCCCTGGGCGTTCCCCCGGCCCGTGCTGGCCTGCGGTGCCGAACTGAAGAACACCTTCTGCCTGGCCAGGGACAGCTACGTGTTCTGTTCACAGCACATCGGAGACCTGGAAAACTACGAGACCCTGAAGTCGTTCACCGAGGGCATCGAACACTTCCGCAGGTTGTTCGACATCGAGCCCGCGGCTGTCGCACACGACCTGCATCCCGACTACCTCTCCACCAAGTACGCCTCCCAGCTGCCCGACGTCCAACTGGTCGGTGTGCAACACCACCACGCACACATCGCGGCCTGCCTGGCGGACAACTCGTTCGCGGGCCCTGCCATCGGTGTCGCTTTCGACGGCACGGGCTACGGCACCGACAGCACGATCTGGGGAGGCGAGTTCCTGCTGGCTACCCTCGCCGGTTTCGAGCGTGCGGGCCACCTGGAGCCGGTGCCGCTTCCTGGAGGGCAGGCGGCGATCCGGCAGCCGTGGCGGATGGCGGCCTCCTATCTGGACTCCTACCGGGATCTGCCGCTGGAGTTGTTGCCTGTGGTGCGGCGCAACCAGCGCCAGTGGCGGCAGGTGGTCTCGATGGCCCGCGCCGGGGTCAACGCGCCGCTGACGTCCAGCGTGGGGAGGTTGTTCGACGCCGTCGCCGCGATCCTCGACGTCCGCGACACGGTGAACTACGAGGGTCAGGCCGCGATCGAGCTGGAGCAGCATGCCGATCCGAACGAGCGGGGCAGCTACCCGTTGCTGATCAGCGACGGTGAGCCGCTGCGCGTCTCCGGCGCTCGGCTGGTGCGCGCGGTGGTCGACGATCTGCTGTCGGGTACCGGCACCGAGCTGGTCGCAGCCCGCTTCCACAACACCCTGGCGCACGCCATCACGTCGGTGTGCCGGACGCTGGGCGACCGGACCGGCGTGCGAACCGTGGCGCTGTCCGGCGGGGTGTTCTGCAACACCCTGCTGCTTGACCGTACGGTCGACGAGTTGGTCACCGAAGGCATGACGGTGCTCACCCATTCCCGCGTACCGTGCAACGACGGTGGCATCAGCTTCGGGCAGGCGGCCGTACTCGGTGCGCTCGAGCGGGAATGGGACTGCCAGCCTTGGCAGTGA
- a CDS encoding DMT family transporter, giving the protein MGLPALAVTVLLAVLAAGSNALASVLQRKGARTEPDDASMSLRMLWSLARKPSWVGGVTAIFVGFVLQVAALATGPLALVQPVLVAELGFTLILSSLVLRAKLRLREWTAVSGMSAGLALLLVALSPSMGDSRDVPGEVWALGCAVTLVVIGALLALGYRNRYAHRAAYFGVASGTYFGFLAALIAGVTPAFAGGLGAVLTTWQTYAVVVAGPVGFFLLQNTLRAGSLVASQPGLTLANPLVGITWGVAVFGEQVRGGGWIAAQLFAAALLAACTMLLVRSPLLRGRKGAQEEADGAAEAEPDGSERADRSQSSH; this is encoded by the coding sequence ATGGGACTGCCAGCCTTGGCAGTGACGGTGCTGCTGGCGGTGCTCGCCGCCGGCTCCAACGCGCTGGCCTCGGTATTGCAGCGCAAGGGCGCTCGCACCGAGCCCGACGACGCCTCGATGTCGTTGCGGATGCTGTGGAGTCTGGCCCGCAAGCCGTCCTGGGTCGGTGGGGTCACCGCGATCTTCGTGGGTTTCGTGCTACAGGTGGCGGCACTGGCGACCGGTCCGCTCGCGCTCGTGCAGCCCGTCCTCGTGGCCGAGCTCGGCTTCACGCTGATCCTTTCGAGCCTGGTGCTGCGGGCGAAGCTAAGGCTGCGGGAGTGGACGGCTGTGTCCGGGATGAGCGCGGGCCTTGCGTTGCTGCTGGTCGCTCTCAGCCCGAGCATGGGTGACTCCAGGGACGTGCCCGGCGAGGTCTGGGCACTGGGCTGCGCGGTCACACTGGTCGTGATCGGCGCGTTGCTCGCGCTGGGTTACCGCAATCGTTACGCCCACCGTGCCGCCTATTTCGGCGTGGCTTCCGGCACCTACTTCGGGTTCCTCGCCGCGCTGATCGCCGGGGTCACGCCCGCTTTCGCCGGTGGGCTCGGTGCCGTGCTCACCACCTGGCAGACCTACGCCGTTGTGGTCGCCGGGCCGGTGGGTTTCTTCCTGCTGCAGAACACACTGCGTGCGGGCAGCCTCGTGGCCTCGCAGCCAGGGCTGACGCTCGCCAACCCGCTGGTGGGTATCACCTGGGGCGTGGCCGTGTTCGGAGAGCAGGTGAGGGGCGGTGGGTGGATCGCCGCGCAGCTGTTCGCTGCCGCGCTGCTCGCCGCCTGCACGATGTTGCTGGTGCGCTCGCCGCTGTTGCGCGGCCGCAAGGGCGCTCAGGAGGAGGCCGACGGGGCGGCGGAAGCCGAGCCGGACGGCAGTGAGCGTGCCGACCGCAGCCAGTCCAGCCACTGA
- a CDS encoding D-sedoheptulose-7-phosphate isomerase has protein sequence MSDRQFFEQRADTALERRQAPLEALLDEAEHLARACHAMAERFHAGGKLIVFGNGGGSTDAQHVSVEFVHPVIVGKRALPAISLTADVATMTGVAAKVGFAEVFAHQLRQLATGHDIALGLSVDGRCDNVLRGLEQARELGLLTVALVGGDGGPIARRNVAGHLLRAASDDPRVVKEVHVTMYHVLWELVHVFFEHPGVLTPEVVS, from the coding sequence TTGTCTGATCGGCAATTCTTCGAGCAGCGGGCGGACACCGCCCTTGAACGTAGACAGGCACCGCTGGAGGCCTTGCTCGACGAGGCCGAGCACCTCGCCAGGGCCTGCCACGCGATGGCGGAGCGGTTCCACGCGGGCGGCAAACTGATCGTCTTCGGCAACGGCGGTGGCTCTACCGACGCACAGCACGTCTCGGTCGAGTTCGTCCATCCGGTGATCGTCGGCAAGCGTGCGCTGCCTGCGATCTCGCTGACCGCGGACGTCGCGACGATGACCGGGGTCGCCGCGAAGGTCGGCTTCGCCGAGGTGTTCGCCCACCAGCTCCGACAGCTCGCCACAGGCCATGACATCGCACTGGGACTTTCCGTCGACGGCCGCTGCGACAACGTGCTGCGTGGCCTGGAGCAGGCTCGCGAGCTCGGTCTGCTGACCGTCGCGCTGGTCGGCGGCGACGGCGGCCCCATCGCGCGGCGAAACGTCGCCGGCCACCTGCTGCGGGCTGCCTCCGACGACCCCCGCGTGGTCAAGGAGGTGCACGTGACGATGTACCACGTCCTGTGGGAGCTGGTGCACGTGTTCTTCGAGCATCCGGGTGTGCTGACCCCAGAGGTGGTGTCGTGA
- a CDS encoding HypC/HybG/HupF family hydrogenase formation chaperone gives MKEPTAHCSTDTCVTCSDEAVVVRVERLLPGGLAIVDTGHGREEVSVALVDVSEGDEVLVHAKEAIGVPR, from the coding sequence GTGAAGGAACCCACCGCGCACTGCTCGACGGACACCTGCGTGACGTGCTCCGACGAGGCCGTCGTGGTGCGGGTCGAACGGTTGCTGCCGGGCGGCCTCGCGATCGTCGACACCGGGCACGGACGCGAGGAGGTCAGTGTCGCGCTCGTGGACGTCAGCGAGGGAGACGAAGTGCTGGTCCACGCGAAGGAAGCCATCGGAGTACCGCGATGA
- a CDS encoding hydrogenase maturation nickel metallochaperone HypA/HybF yields the protein MHELSIAKSMVDAVLEQTAPDRVVAVHLELGKLSGVEVDAIDFCFDVVTRGTRLEGARLSIEQPAGQGRCRRCGAEFAVTSLLSECACGSLDIELSSGDQVRIRHVEVKRDVRDLRV from the coding sequence ATGCACGAACTCTCGATCGCCAAGAGCATGGTCGACGCGGTGCTGGAGCAGACGGCGCCCGACCGGGTGGTGGCCGTGCACCTGGAACTCGGCAAGCTCTCCGGCGTGGAAGTGGACGCCATCGACTTCTGCTTCGACGTCGTCACCCGTGGCACCCGGTTGGAGGGCGCGCGGCTGTCGATCGAGCAGCCCGCAGGGCAGGGCCGCTGCCGTCGCTGCGGCGCCGAGTTCGCCGTCACCTCGCTGCTCAGCGAGTGCGCGTGCGGCAGCCTCGACATCGAGCTGTCGTCGGGAGACCAGGTACGGATTCGACACGTGGAGGTGAAGCGCGATGTGCGGGACCTGCGGGTGTGA
- the hypD gene encoding hydrogenase formation protein HypD — protein sequence MRFVDEFRDAGTAKALAAKIAWLCEPGREYKFMEVCGGHTHTIYKHGLEDYLPEQISLVHGPGCPVCVIPMGRVDDAIHIASQPDVIMTSFGDMMRVPGGEGNFFDSNSEGTNIRMVYSPLDSLKIAKQNPDKHVVFMAIGFETTAPSTAMTLLRAREEGVENFSVFCNHVTIIPAIKAILDSPDLRLDGFLGPGHVSTVIGCRPYEFIPGEHGKPIVVAGFEPLDILQSVYQLLKQLREGRHEVENQYSRVVPWDGNPVALRVIARTMRLRPYFEWRGLGFISHSAMKLSEEFAEFDAERIFSMPGVRVADPKSCQCGEVLKGVLKPWECKVFGTACTPETPIGTCMVSPEGACAAYYNYGRFTRQRIREASTA from the coding sequence ATGCGCTTTGTCGACGAGTTCCGCGACGCGGGCACCGCGAAGGCACTGGCGGCGAAGATCGCCTGGCTGTGTGAGCCGGGGCGGGAGTACAAGTTCATGGAGGTGTGCGGGGGCCACACGCACACCATCTACAAGCACGGTCTTGAGGACTACCTGCCGGAGCAGATCTCGCTCGTGCACGGGCCGGGCTGCCCGGTGTGCGTGATCCCGATGGGCAGGGTGGACGACGCGATTCACATCGCGAGCCAGCCTGACGTGATCATGACGTCGTTCGGCGACATGATGCGGGTGCCCGGCGGCGAAGGGAACTTCTTCGACTCCAACTCCGAAGGCACCAACATCCGGATGGTGTACTCGCCGCTGGACTCGTTGAAGATCGCCAAGCAGAACCCGGACAAGCACGTGGTCTTCATGGCCATCGGGTTCGAGACCACCGCCCCCTCCACCGCGATGACGCTGTTGCGGGCCAGAGAGGAGGGCGTGGAGAACTTCTCCGTCTTCTGCAACCACGTCACGATCATCCCGGCGATCAAGGCGATCCTGGACTCCCCCGACCTGCGACTCGACGGTTTCCTCGGCCCAGGCCACGTGTCCACTGTGATCGGCTGCCGCCCGTACGAGTTCATTCCCGGCGAACACGGCAAACCCATCGTCGTGGCGGGATTCGAGCCGCTGGACATCCTGCAGTCGGTCTACCAGCTGCTGAAGCAGTTGCGGGAGGGCCGGCACGAGGTCGAGAACCAGTACTCGCGTGTGGTGCCATGGGACGGCAACCCGGTGGCGTTGCGTGTCATCGCACGGACCATGCGGCTGCGCCCCTACTTCGAATGGCGAGGGCTGGGATTCATCTCGCACTCGGCGATGAAGCTGAGCGAGGAGTTCGCCGAGTTCGACGCGGAACGGATCTTCTCCATGCCGGGTGTCAGGGTGGCCGACCCGAAGTCCTGCCAGTGCGGCGAAGTACTGAAGGGCGTGCTCAAACCGTGGGAGTGCAAGGTGTTCGGCACAGCCTGCACCCCGGAGACACCCATCGGCACCTGCATGGTCTCGCCCGAGGGCGCCTGCGCGGCCTACTACAACTACGGCCGCTTCACCCGGCAGCGCATCAGGGAGGCGAGCACGGCATGA
- the hypB gene encoding hydrogenase nickel incorporation protein HypB: MCGTCGCDEQSGTRTLELERDVLAKNDAIAEHNRLKLNALDAVAINLMSSPGSGKTTLLEATITAVDGRSPVAVVEGDQAASLDADRLRALGCRTVQLNTGSGCHLDAEMLDRALAELDLEPGTLVFVENVGNLVCPALFDLGEQRRVVLAATTEGEDKPLKYPHMFRAADLVLLTKTDLLPHLDFDEGHFASHLNRINPRARLLHICAPRGDGMDQWLDWLRSARSLPSGSASAAPSASS, from the coding sequence ATGTGCGGGACCTGCGGGTGTGACGAGCAATCCGGCACGCGGACACTGGAGTTGGAGCGCGACGTGCTGGCGAAGAACGACGCCATCGCCGAGCACAACCGGCTCAAGCTGAACGCGCTGGACGCGGTCGCGATCAACCTGATGAGCTCGCCGGGCTCCGGCAAGACCACCCTGCTGGAAGCGACCATAACGGCGGTTGACGGGCGATCGCCGGTCGCGGTGGTGGAAGGCGACCAGGCCGCCTCGCTCGACGCGGACCGGCTACGCGCCCTCGGTTGCCGGACGGTGCAGCTGAACACCGGTTCTGGTTGCCACCTCGACGCCGAGATGCTGGACCGCGCGCTCGCCGAGCTGGACCTGGAACCGGGCACGCTGGTGTTCGTCGAGAACGTCGGCAACCTCGTATGTCCGGCGCTGTTCGACCTCGGGGAGCAGCGAAGGGTGGTGCTCGCCGCCACCACCGAGGGGGAGGACAAACCGCTGAAGTACCCGCACATGTTCCGGGCCGCCGATCTGGTGCTGTTGACCAAGACGGACCTGCTGCCGCACCTGGACTTCGACGAAGGGCACTTCGCGTCGCACCTGAACCGGATCAACCCCCGCGCCCGGCTACTGCACATCTGCGCCCCGCGCGGCGACGGCATGGATCAGTGGCTGGACTGGCTGCGGTCGGCACGCTCACTGCCGTCCGGCTCGGCTTCCGCCGCCCCGTCGGCCTCCTCCTGA
- the arsB gene encoding ACR3 family arsenite efflux transporter, which produces MSQTVERAADTELIRRLSVLDRFLPVWIIAAMAAGLLLGSAVPGLQGLLDAVKIGQVSLPIALGLLLMMYPVLAKVRYDKLDTVTRDRRTLLLSLVLNWLVGPALMFALAWLLLPDLPEYRTGLIIVGLARCIAMVIIWNDLACGDREAAAVLVALNSVFQVLMFGVLGWFYLDLLPGWLGLDTTSISVSPWEIAASVLIFLGIPLAAGYLSRRIGERTRGRAWYEERFLPKIGPVALYGLLFTIVVLFALQGETITARPLDVARIALPLLAYFAIMWAGSYAAGKAAGLSYPRTTTLAFTAAGNNFELAIAVAIGVFGVTSGQALAGVVGPLIEVPVLVALVYVSLWLRRRWAAKP; this is translated from the coding sequence GTGAGTCAGACCGTGGAGCGAGCCGCGGACACCGAACTCATCCGACGACTGTCCGTCCTGGATCGGTTTCTCCCGGTCTGGATCATCGCGGCGATGGCGGCGGGACTGCTGCTCGGCAGCGCCGTGCCAGGACTACAGGGATTGCTGGACGCGGTGAAGATCGGCCAGGTCTCGCTGCCGATCGCACTCGGGCTGCTGCTGATGATGTACCCGGTGCTGGCGAAGGTTCGCTACGACAAGCTGGACACGGTCACAAGGGACCGGCGCACCCTGCTGCTCTCGCTGGTACTGAACTGGCTGGTGGGCCCGGCCCTGATGTTCGCGCTCGCCTGGCTGCTGCTGCCCGACCTCCCCGAGTACCGTACGGGCCTGATCATCGTGGGGCTGGCGAGGTGCATCGCCATGGTGATCATCTGGAACGACCTCGCCTGCGGCGACCGGGAGGCCGCGGCCGTGCTCGTCGCGCTCAACTCGGTGTTCCAGGTGCTGATGTTCGGGGTGCTCGGCTGGTTCTACCTCGACCTACTGCCCGGCTGGCTCGGTCTGGACACCACGTCCATCAGTGTCTCGCCGTGGGAGATCGCCGCCAGCGTGCTGATCTTTCTCGGCATCCCGCTGGCGGCCGGTTACCTTTCCCGCCGCATCGGCGAGCGCACCAGGGGTCGAGCCTGGTACGAGGAGCGCTTCCTGCCCAAGATCGGCCCCGTCGCGCTGTACGGACTGCTGTTCACGATCGTGGTCCTGTTCGCACTGCAGGGCGAGACCATCACGGCGAGGCCGCTGGACGTCGCGCGGATCGCGCTGCCGCTGCTTGCCTACTTCGCCATCATGTGGGCGGGTTCCTACGCCGCGGGCAAGGCGGCGGGGCTGAGCTACCCGCGCACCACGACGCTGGCCTTCACCGCGGCGGGCAACAACTTCGAACTCGCCATCGCCGTCGCCATCGGCGTCTTCGGCGTCACCTCCGGACAGGCGCTCGCCGGTGTGGTCGGTCCCCTCATCGAGGTTCCCGTACTCGTCGCCCTTGTGTATGTCAGCCTGTGGCTTCGCAGGCGCTGGGCGGCGAAGCCGTAG
- a CDS encoding HypC/HybG/HupF family hydrogenase formation chaperone — MCLGIPGEVVEVLPDRPELARVKVSGVRRAINVGLLENDPPRPGDWVLIHVGFALSKIDEEEARAVLRFLEEIGQAYTDEVDALRQSMIE; from the coding sequence ATGTGCCTCGGCATTCCCGGTGAGGTGGTGGAGGTCCTGCCGGATCGCCCTGAGTTGGCCAGGGTGAAGGTCAGCGGGGTCCGCCGCGCGATCAACGTCGGCCTGCTGGAGAACGATCCGCCACGGCCGGGTGACTGGGTACTGATCCACGTCGGCTTCGCGCTTTCGAAGATCGACGAGGAGGAGGCGAGGGCGGTGCTGCGGTTCCTGGAGGAGATCGGGCAGGCATACACCGACGAGGTGGACGCGCTCAGGCAATCGATGATCGAGTAG